GCTTGTTGATGCCTCCGCTTGTTTGTTTTTTACGCAGCCTGGTCCTTTGCTATAGAATTCGGGGAGGCTTCAGCCGCGGCAGTGCGGACACGAGAGCCTTGGTGTAGGGGTGCTTCGGGGCGGAGAGGATGTCCCGGCACAGGCCTTCCTCCACCACCGTCCCTTTGTGGAGGACGATGCCCCGGGGTGCGGCCTTCCGGGCGAGGAAGAGGTCGTGGGTGACGAAGATCATGGACATGCCCGACTGCCGGCGCTTTGCGAGGATTTCTATGATCTCCCCCCGGGTGGATGCGTCCTGCATGCTGGTGGGCTCGTCGCAGAGAAGAAGTTCGGGGTCGAGGATCAGCGCCCTGGCGATGGCCACCCGCTGGCGTTGGCCTCCCGAGAGGGAGAGGCGCACCCGCGAGGAGAGAATGGCTTCATCCAGGAGCCCGAGTTCGCCGAGAAGGATCCGGGCCCGTTCTTCTCCTTCTCCGGCGGCATGTTTCCCCCTGACGAGGAGCCAGGGTTCCATTACCGCCTCGAGAACCGTGAGGGTGGGGGGGAGGGAGCCGTAGGGGTCCTGGGAGACCATGGCGCAGCGCCGCCGGAGGGCGGTCATTTCCTCCCCGTCGGCCGAGGCGATATCCTTCCCGAAGAGGGTGATGGATCCCCCCGACGGGGGAACGTGGCCGAGGATGCACCGCATAAGGGTGGTTTTCCCGCTGCCCGATTCACCGATGACGGAAAGGCTTTCTCCTTTTTCCAGCGCGAAGGTGAGGCCGGAGAGGGCCCTGACGGGTTCCCGCCGCCTCCTGCCAGGAAAGACGACCGAGAGGTTCCTGATCTCCAGCAAAGCCGTCATGATTCTTCCTCCAGGTCCAGCAGGGCCTTTACGAGGGCACGGGTGTGGGGATTCCGGGGCCTGGCGGTGATTTCGGCCGG
The window above is part of the Aminivibrio sp. genome. Proteins encoded here:
- a CDS encoding ABC transporter ATP-binding protein, which encodes MTALLEIRNLSVVFPGRRRREPVRALSGLTFALEKGESLSVIGESGSGKTTLMRCILGHVPPSGGSITLFGKDIASADGEEMTALRRRCAMVSQDPYGSLPPTLTVLEAVMEPWLLVRGKHAAGEGEERARILLGELGLLDEAILSSRVRLSLSGGQRQRVAIARALILDPELLLCDEPTSMQDASTRGEIIEILAKRRQSGMSMIFVTHDLFLARKAAPRGIVLHKGTVVEEGLCRDILSAPKHPYTKALVSALPRLKPPRIL